In one window of Kwoniella newhampshirensis strain CBS 13917 chromosome 14, whole genome shotgun sequence DNA:
- a CDS encoding potassium/sodium efflux P-type ATPase, fungal-type, which translates to MPVAEKYPSTSNDSEKTIARADTGSTAASRSLPFKPHTAPSGKVLEALSGNATKGLSEPEATKRLGSYGPNRLKPPKKPSVLKIVARQVGNAMTLILIAAMAVSFGTMDWISGGVIAALVILNVSVGAYTEWQAEKTVANLESVGAPQATVVRTVEGSREPTTKIIAVQEVVPGDIVLLKNGDIVPADGRVLDGYCSNLECDEAFLTGESLPVAKQFEPIDEEDCPVGDRVCMVFSGSQVTKGRARVIITSTGMSTEIGKIAQALDSKATNKNKGFAAFWWKTKVLLGVAETTPLQIKNVPLSVATYAVAAAVSILPASLIAVVSLTLARASTDLASRNALVRRMDAIEALAGVENVCSDKTGTLTVGRMVVRKFWVPVVDRRANESAPVNTSRGQAYSFETGSDPFYPRGEVRADRKTIQSETTLDLKRDPKRSDTRDNDPEEREIEGHEEVIHVEELENNLRDMALCASLCNQATLSRPIDDGNWDANGDPTEVALQVAAHKLGHGKPFLTHSRPQAGRTESIRSGHSNRPLVAGLRGHFEQLIEHPFDSTVKRMSIAYKYAPEDGQNAHVLCLLKGAVERVFERCVSIQDKPLDEERKKDIMVKVDALAAQGLRVLALCGKRLPVKMADEVKAMPRETFEAEFTFLGLAGIYDPPRKESPGAVADCLRAGITPRMLTGDHPATATAIALNIGILERAYGKDAVMTGQQFDALSEDQIDALPELPLVVARCAPETKVRMVDAIHRRGQTTVMTGDGVNDSPALKRADVGVGMGTGSDVAKQAARIVLSDDNFSTIIRAIRKGRSVFKNLAKFLLYLLSGNLAEIIVLMIGLAFKDENGQAVFPLSPVAALWINTLSAGPPALALGLEPTAVDAMDLPPTAFHQIFTLEFYMDLIFYGFLIGALSLVNFVIVLWGYFPGELGTFCNETDTAICNPVFQARGTCFSTLVIILMIHALECKHFSKGLWQINLRDNKILLWCAVVLCLATFPVVYIPTINNEVFLVGSLKWEWGIVFGMILVYLSATELYKWCKRIYARRHAEPPARNPSDKTLRMETTIAPV; encoded by the exons ATTCTCA TCGCCGCTATGGCGGTATCGTTTGGTACCATGGACTGGATCAGTGGTGGTGTCATTGCTGCTTTGGTAATCCTCAACGTATCTGTTGGAGCATACACCGAATGGCAAGCAGAAAAA ACTGTCGCCAACTTGGAATCAGTCGGTGCGCCACAAGCGACCGTCGTTCGTACCGTCGAGGGATCACGTGAACCCACCACCAAGATCATCGCAGTCCAAGAGGTCGTTCCAGGTGATATCGTTCTGCTGAAGAATGGAGACATTGTTCCCGCCGATGGAAGGGTCCTGGACGGCTACTGCAGTAACCTCGAATGCGATGAGGCCTTCCTCACCGGTGAAAGTTTGCCTGTGGCCAAACAGTTCGAGCCtatcgacgaggaggactgTCCGGTCGG CGACCGCGTCTGCATGGTCTTCTCCGGTTCACAGGTTACCAAAGGCCGAGCTCGCGTCATCATCACGTCAACTGGCATGAGCACTGAGATCGGAAAGATCGCCCAAGCTCTCGACTCGAAAGCCACCAACAAGAACAAAGGCTTCGCTGCTTTCtggtggaagacgaaggtCCTTCTCGGTGTCGCAGAGACAACTCCGCTTCAGATCAA GAATGTCCCTCTCTCTGTCGCCACATACGCTGTCGCTGCGGCAGTCTCAATCCTTCCTGCATCTTTGATCGCAGTCGTCAGTCTGACTTTGGCTCGTGCCTCGACCGATTTAGCAAGTAGAAATGCGTTGGTCAGACGTATGGATGCCATTGAAGCACTGGCGGGAGTCGAGAACGTCTGCTCTGATAAG ACTGGTACTTTGACCGTGGGACGAATGGTGGTCCGCAAGTTCTGGGTACCTGTAGTCGATAGGAGAGCCAATGAGTCTGCTCCGGTGAACACCAGCCGTGGACAAGCATACAGCTTCGAGACCGGTAGTGACCCTTTCTACCCTCGTGGTGAAGTCCGAGCGGACCGAAAGACTATTCAGTCGGAGACTACCCTCGACTTGAAACGAGACCCCAAACGCTCCGATACGCGCGACAACGATCCCGAGGAACGTGAGATCGAAGGACACGAGGAGGTCATTCATGTCGAGGAACTTGAGAACAACCTTCGAGACATGGCTCTTTGCGCATCACTCTGCAATCAAGCGACTCTGTCAAGACCAATCGACGACGGGAATTGGGATGCCAACGGAGATCCTACAGAAGTCGCTCTCCAGGTAGCCGCACACAAGCTCGGCCACGGGAAACCTTTCCTTACTCACTCGCGACCTCAAGCTGGACGAACCGAATCCATTCGATCTGGACACAGCAATCGACCTCTCGTTGCGGGCCTTAGAGGTCACTTTGAACAGCTGATTGAACACCCCTTCGATTCCACTGTCAAGCGAATGTCTATCGCCTACAAGTACGCTCCGGAGGATGGTCAGAACGCCCATGTTCTGTGTCTGCTCAAGGGTGCCGTCGAAAGAGTGTTCGAACGATGCGTCAGCATACAGGACAAACCcctcgatgaagaacgcAAAAAGGACATAATGGTAAAGGTCGATGCCCTTGCCGCTCAAGGACTCCGTGTTTTGGCTCTTTGCGGTAAGCGGCTCCCGGTGAAAATGGCGGATGAGGTCAAGGCGATGCCTCGTGAGACTTTCGAAGCGGAATTTACCTTCCTAGGTCTTGCGGGTATCTATGACCCTCCTCGAAAAGAATCCCCGGGAGCTGTGGCCGACTGTCTACGAGCGGGGATCACTCCAAGAATGTTGACCGGTGATCATCCCGCTACTGCCACCGCCATCGCGCTGAACATCGGCATCTTGGAGAGGGCTTACGGAAAGGATGCAGTCATGACGGGCCAACAGTTCGATGCTCTCAGTGAAGACCAGATCGACGCTTTACCTGAACTTCCACTTGTTGTCGCCAGATGTGCACCCGAGACAAAA GTCCGTATGGTCGATGCGATCCATCGTCGAGGACAGACCACCGTCATGACCGGAGATGGAGTCAATGACTCGCCAGCGCTGAAGAGAGCCgatgtcggtgtcggtatGGGAACCGGATCAGACGTTGCAAAACAAGCCGCTAGAATAGTGCTCAGCGACGATAACTTCAGTACGATCATTCGAGCCATTAGGAAAGGTCGATCAGTCTTCAAGAACTTGGCAAAGTTTCTCTTG TATTTGCTTTCTGGTAACTTGGCCGaaatcatcgtcctcatgATCGGTCTGGCTTTcaaggacgagaacggACAAGCTGTGTTCCCGTTATCCCCAGTGGCGGCTTTATGGAT TAATACCTTGTCTGCAGGTCCTCCCGCTCTTGCCCTTGGTCTTGAACCGACGGCTGTCGACGCCATGGATCTCCCTCCCACCGCTTTCCACCAAATCTTCACTCTCGAGTTCTACAtggatctcatcttctACGGTTTCCTTATCGGTGCTCTCAGCTTGGTCAACTttgtcatcgtcctttGGGGGTACTTTCCT GGTGAACTCGGAACTTTTTGCAACGAGACTGACACAGCGATCTGTAACCCTGTCTTCCAAGCTCGTGGTACTTGCTTCTCCACGCTGGTCATCATTCTCATGATTCACGCGTTGGAATGCAAGCATTTCTCCAAGGGTCTCTGGCAAATCAACCTGAGGGATAACAAGATTTTGCTCTGGTGTGCGGTCGTTTTGTGTCTTGCTACC TTCCCCGTGGTATACATCCCAACTATCAACAACGAAGTGTTCCTCGTCGGTTCGCTCAAGTGGGAATGGGGCATCGTA TTTGGAATGATCTTGGTTTATCTTTCCGCGACCGAGTTGTACAAATGGTGTAAGCGAATCTACGCTCGTCGTCACGCGGAGCCACCAGCCAGAAATCCTTCAGACAAGACTCTGAGGATGGAGACCACTATCGCACCTGTGTGA